One genomic region from Aliarcobacter cryaerophilus ATCC 43158 encodes:
- the groL gene encoding chaperonin GroEL (60 kDa chaperone family; promotes refolding of misfolded polypeptides especially under stressful conditions; forms two stacked rings of heptamers to form a barrel-shaped 14mer; ends can be capped by GroES; misfolded proteins enter the barrel where they are refolded when GroES binds) — translation MAKEIIFSDNARNRLFAGVEKLCDAVKVTMGPRGRNVLLQKSFGAPTITKDGVSVAREIELADTIENMGAQLVKEVASKTADEAGDGTTTATILAHSIFKEGLRNVTAGANPISLKRGMDKACEAILAELKKASKVVANKTEIEQVATISANSDSAIGKMIAEAMEKVGKDGVITVEEAKGISDELDVVEGMQFDRGYLSPYFVTNPEKMTTEFNNPFILLYDKKISSLKEMLPILEGVNKSGRPLLIIAEDVDGEALATLVVNRLRGALQIAAVKAPGFGDRRKAMLEDIAVLTGAMVVSEEMGMKLETTDLSALGTASKIVIDKDNTTIVDGSGSKDAVIGRVNQIKAEISNTTSDYDREKLQERLAKLSGGVAVIKVGAATETEMKEKKDRVDDALSATRAAVEEGIVIGGGAALIRAAAKVKLDLCGDEQIGAAIVLRAIKAPLKQIALNAGYDAGVVANEVEKSSNENLGFNAATGEYVDMFEAGIVDPAKVERVAMQNAVSVASLLLTTEATVTDIKEDKPSMPDMSGMGGMPGMM, via the coding sequence ATGGCAAAAGAGATTATATTTAGTGATAATGCAAGAAATAGACTATTTGCTGGAGTTGAAAAACTTTGCGATGCAGTTAAAGTTACAATGGGTCCACGAGGAAGAAATGTTTTACTTCAAAAATCTTTTGGAGCACCAACAATTACAAAAGATGGTGTAAGTGTTGCAAGAGAGATAGAACTTGCTGATACAATAGAAAATATGGGAGCACAACTTGTAAAAGAAGTTGCTAGCAAAACTGCTGATGAAGCTGGAGATGGAACAACAACAGCAACTATTTTAGCTCACTCAATTTTCAAAGAAGGTCTTAGAAACGTAACAGCAGGAGCAAATCCAATATCTTTAAAAAGAGGTATGGATAAAGCTTGTGAAGCTATTTTAGCTGAACTTAAAAAAGCTTCAAAAGTTGTTGCAAATAAAACTGAAATTGAGCAAGTTGCTACAATTTCTGCAAACTCTGATAGTGCAATTGGAAAAATGATTGCTGAAGCTATGGAAAAAGTTGGAAAAGATGGAGTTATAACTGTTGAAGAGGCAAAAGGTATTTCAGATGAACTTGATGTTGTAGAGGGAATGCAGTTTGATAGAGGATATTTAAGTCCATATTTTGTAACAAATCCTGAAAAAATGACAACAGAGTTTAATAATCCATTTATTTTACTTTATGATAAAAAAATCTCTTCATTAAAAGAGATGTTACCAATTTTAGAAGGTGTTAATAAATCTGGAAGACCTCTTTTAATCATTGCTGAAGATGTTGATGGTGAAGCACTAGCAACACTTGTTGTAAATAGATTAAGAGGCGCATTACAAATTGCAGCTGTAAAAGCTCCAGGATTTGGAGATAGAAGAAAAGCTATGCTTGAAGATATTGCTGTTCTAACAGGTGCAATGGTTGTATCTGAAGAGATGGGAATGAAACTTGAAACTACAGATTTAAGTGCGCTTGGAACTGCTTCTAAAATTGTAATTGATAAAGATAACACAACTATTGTAGATGGAAGTGGAAGTAAAGATGCAGTTATAGGAAGAGTTAATCAAATTAAAGCAGAAATTTCAAATACAACAAGTGATTATGATAGAGAAAAACTTCAAGAAAGACTTGCAAAATTAAGTGGTGGAGTTGCTGTTATTAAAGTTGGAGCTGCAACTGAAACTGAAATGAAAGAGAAAAAAGATAGAGTTGATGATGCTTTAAGTGCAACAAGAGCTGCTGTTGAAGAGGGAATTGTAATTGGTGGAGGAGCTGCACTAATTAGAGCTGCTGCTAAAGTTAAATTAGACCTTTGTGGTGATGAGCAAATTGGAGCTGCTATTGTTTTAAGAGCTATTAAAGCACCTTTAAAACAAATTGCTTTAAATGCTGGATATGATGCTGGTGTTGTTGCAAATGAAGTTGAAAAATCTTCAAATGAAAACTTAGGATTTAATGCAGCAACTGGTGAGTATGTAGATATGTTTGAAGCTGGAATTGTAGATCCTGCAAAAGTTGAAAGAGTTGCTATGCAAAATGCAGTTTCAGTAGCTTCACTACTTCTTACAACAGAAGCAACGGTTACAGATATTAAAGAAGATAAACCTAGTATGCCTGATATGAGCGGAATGGGTGGAATGCCAGGAATGATGTAG
- the panD gene encoding aspartate 1-decarboxylase yields MTFEMLYSKIHRATVSDANLNYVGSITIDEELMRASNLRVGQKVDIVNINNGERFQTYVIKGEFGKKDMCLNGAAARKVAIGDKIIVIAYATYSEEELKNYKPTVVLVDDKNNIELITNELVGSDYV; encoded by the coding sequence ATGACTTTTGAAATGTTATACAGCAAAATTCATAGAGCGACTGTTAGCGATGCAAATTTAAACTATGTTGGTTCAATTACTATTGATGAAGAGTTGATGAGAGCTAGTAATCTTAGAGTTGGGCAAAAAGTTGATATTGTAAATATTAATAATGGTGAGAGATTTCAAACTTATGTAATAAAAGGTGAGTTTGGCAAAAAAGATATGTGTCTAAATGGTGCAGCTGCAAGAAAAGTAGCTATTGGTGATAAAATAATTGTAATAGCTTATGCAACATATAGTGAAGAAGAGTTGAAAAATTATAAGCCAACTGTTGTATTAGTTGATGATAAAAATAATATAGAGCTTATTACAAATGAGCTAGTAGGAAGTGATTATGTTTGA
- a CDS encoding polyprenyl synthetase family protein, translating into MKELLEKFENYLLNNLPKIDTFHPYFENAMQDMLIAGGKRFRPMLLLSVVQSNKPLLVENSLKVALAVEFLHTYSLIHDDLPSMDNSDLRRGFTTIHKKYDEVTAILVGDALNSESFNLIANSSLHNDVKIELIKLLGENGGLNGMIIGQAIDCYFEKQILELEKLEFLHTHKTAKLIAASLKMGAIISNYDEKIQEELYNFGLDIGLLFQIQDDIIDELESSEIAGKTTKNDSLKNSFVNLLGLEDALKSADNLATKCLETMNSFDKNLKDSLLELLINYINRHKKYNS; encoded by the coding sequence ATGAAAGAACTTTTAGAAAAATTTGAGAATTATTTACTTAATAATCTTCCAAAAATAGATACTTTTCACCCATATTTCGAAAATGCTATGCAAGATATGTTAATAGCTGGTGGAAAAAGATTTCGACCAATGTTACTTTTAAGTGTTGTACAATCAAATAAGCCACTTTTAGTTGAAAATAGCTTAAAAGTGGCACTTGCTGTCGAATTTTTGCATACATATTCTTTAATTCACGATGATTTACCATCTATGGATAATTCTGATTTAAGAAGAGGTTTTACTACAATACACAAAAAATATGATGAAGTAACAGCTATTTTAGTTGGAGATGCTCTAAATAGTGAGAGTTTTAATCTAATAGCAAATTCATCACTTCATAATGATGTAAAAATAGAACTAATTAAACTTTTGGGTGAAAATGGTGGATTAAATGGTATGATTATTGGTCAAGCAATAGATTGCTACTTTGAAAAGCAAATATTGGAACTTGAAAAGTTAGAGTTTTTACATACTCATAAAACAGCAAAGTTAATAGCAGCAAGTTTAAAAATGGGTGCTATTATTTCAAATTATGATGAAAAGATACAAGAAGAGTTATATAATTTTGGCTTGGATATAGGTCTTCTTTTCCAAATCCAAGATGATATTATAGATGAACTTGAAAGTAGTGAAATTGCTGGAAAAACTACAAAAAATGATAGTTTGAAAAACTCTTTCGTAAATTTATTAGGGCTTGAAGATGCTTTAAAAAGTGCTGATAATTTAGCTACAAAGTGTTTAGAAACTATGAATAGTTTTGATAAAAATTTAAAAGATTCACTTTTAGAACTTCTAATAAACTATATAAACAGACATAAAAAATACAACTCTTAG
- the groES gene encoding co-chaperone GroES has translation MNFKPLGERVLVERTEVENKTASGIIIPDNAKEKPQTAKVVAVGNKVEDIKVGDTIVFEQYRGTEIKLDGKDYLVLNIENIIGVM, from the coding sequence ATGAATTTTAAACCACTAGGTGAGAGAGTTCTTGTTGAAAGAACAGAAGTTGAGAATAAGACTGCAAGTGGAATTATAATTCCAGATAATGCTAAAGAAAAACCTCAAACTGCTAAAGTTGTTGCTGTTGGAAACAAAGTTGAAGATATTAAAGTTGGAGATACGATTGTGTTTGAGCAATACAGAGGAACTGAAATAAAACTAGATGGAAAAGATTATCTAGTTTTAAATATTGAAAATATAATTGGTGTTATGTAA
- a CDS encoding YbaB/EbfC family nucleoid-associated protein, whose product MFDGIDLKNLNLGDMINKFQDMAKEQEKNSASNLFTAKAGGGMVEISINGNSEVVDLKIDDSLLEDKDSLQILLISCMNDIIKQSEENKKRMAMSLMGNLGGLGNLGQK is encoded by the coding sequence ATGTTTGATGGAATTGATTTAAAAAATTTAAATCTTGGAGATATGATAAATAAATTTCAAGATATGGCAAAAGAGCAAGAAAAAAACAGTGCTTCAAATTTATTTACAGCAAAAGCTGGTGGAGGAATGGTCGAGATTTCAATAAATGGAAACTCTGAAGTTGTTGATTTGAAAATTGATGATTCACTTCTTGAAGATAAAGATTCATTACAAATTTTATTGATATCTTGTATGAATGATATTATAAAACAAAGTGAAGAAAATAAAAAAAGAATGGCTATGAGTTTGATGGGAAATTTAGGTGGATTAGGAAATTTAGGTCAAAAATAG